The following are encoded together in the Montipora foliosa isolate CH-2021 chromosome 12, ASM3666993v2, whole genome shotgun sequence genome:
- the LOC137979341 gene encoding phospholipase B1, membrane-associated-like isoform X1, with the protein MASVLFAWKLTVFSVFCAYRGFASGSLLFMNATSVEVGYLWESPRLQNLDTAEVVVDKEHLGSTLRLICSISPPLSADEDHWDLKDELVNWYKTGPKTETVKKPRYWSNNMKKTAISFFKVTLDVLGSYSCSYGGLTSSIDVLVANAEVVKALKKPENFMELKTYVSYMKDKSGLNGWKDKQELLLPFASDKYCSPLPQKSQHVPHSVHKLRPSDIKVIAAMGDTFNLALGARATSLNGFFTDYQDISWSIGGGSYLNYTTTLPNIIGQFNPGIRGASLKNSTRDDLIDPDLNFAFVGASASDLQEQAVDLVSRLKAMKGVNFQNDWKLLTVWIGTDNLCQVCKDEDKFSPSSFIKYVMRMLRYLQKEVPRLFVNLVPPMDVSSLHRLYEESSQSCEILGWNSCPCLKEGAPERSKISQMAEEYKRLLNELVNSGLYDTQDTFAVVIQPALEAPPRTQDGNLVKSFIGLDCLHFSAHGHAAAALALWRNMLEPVGSKTKSWGDQETLKCPSEDKPYLFTRRNSEMVLSDTNGRNDVDDGSSKGFPPGGAVALAVCLTAIVIIVVVFVWRSRISRRRPEASRLLYAPGPQKPRI; encoded by the exons ATGGCGTCTGTTTTGTTTGCTTGGAAACTGACCGTGTTTAGTGTTTTTTGTGCTTATCGTG GATTTGCCAGTGGCTCATTATTGTTTATGAATGCAACTTCAGTGGAAGTTGGCTATTTATGGGAATCACCAcgacttcaaaatcttgatacTGCAGAAGTGGTAGTGGACAAAGAGCATCTTGGGAGCACTTTGCGATTGATCTGCAGTATTTCACCACCACTTTCAGCTGACGAAGATCATTGGGATTTAAAAGATGAACTCGTTAATTGGTACAAAACAGGTCCAAAGACAGAGACAGTGAAAAAGCCTCGCTACTGGTCCAACAATATGAAAAAAACAGCAATTTCGTTCTTCAAAGTAACACTTGATGTACTTGGTAGTTATTCGTGCAGCTATGGTGGTTTAACCTCATCTATTGATGTTTTAG tggCTAATGCTGAGGTGGTAAAAGCTTTAAAGAAACCAGAAAATTTTATGGAACTCAAAACTTATGTTTCTTACATGAAGGATAAATCTGGATTAAATGGGTGGAAAGATAAGCAAGAACTATTACTG CCATTTGCATCTGACAAGTACTGCAGTCCACTACCACAGAAGTCCCAACATGTACCACATTCAG TGCACAAGCTTCGTCCCTCAGACATCAAAGTCATTGCAGCAATGGGTGATACATTTAAC CTTGCTCTTGGGGCAAGAGCCACCTCGCTGAATGGATTCTTTACTGATTATCAAGACATCTCTTGGAG CATTGGAGGTGGATCATACTTAAATTACACCACAACATTGCCAA aCATTATCGGCCAGTTTAATCCTGGAATAAGAGGTgcgtctttgaaaaattcaacaaGAGACGACTTGATTGATCCAGATCTTAATTTTGCCTTTGTTGGAGCCTCGGCCAG tGACCTGCAGGAACAAGCTGTAGACCTGGTTTCTAGATTAAAGGCTATGAAG GGCGTTAATTTCCAGAATGACTGGAAACTACTCACTGTTTGGATTGGAACAGACAATCTCTGTCAAGTTTGCAAAGATGAG GATAAATTTAGCCCCAGCTCCTTCATAAAATATGTCATGCGAATGCTGAGATACCTTCAAAAGGAG GTTCCTCGGCTATTTGTAAATTTGGTTCCACCCATGGATGTGTCATCCTTGCATAGGTTGTATGAAGAAAGCTCTCAGTCCTGTGAAATTTTGGGATG GAATTCATGTCCATGCCTCAAAGAGGGTGCACCAGAAAGGTCAAAAATTTCTCAGATGGCTGAAGAATACAAG CGCCTATTGAATGAGCTTGTAAACAGTGGACTATACGACACTCAGGATACGTTTGCTGTTGTCATTCAGCCTGCTCTTGAAGCACCTCCAAGAACCCAG GATGGAAATTTGGTGAAGTCATTTATTGGTTTGGATTGCCTTCATTTCTCGGCTCATGGCCATGCTGCAGCAGCCTTAGCTTTATGGAGAAATATG TTGGAGCCAGTTGGCTCAAAGACCAAATCATGGGGAGATCAGGAGACCCTGAAATGCCCCTCTGAG GATAAGCCATACTTGTTCACCAGAAGAAACAGTGAGATGGTCTTAAGTGACACCAATGGCAgaaatgatgttgatgatgggTCATCAAAGGGCTTCCCACCTGGTGGTGCGGTGGCATTGGCTGTTTGTTTAACAGCTATAGTGATCATAGTGGTGGTGTTTGTGTGGAGAAGCAGGATTTCACGACGGAGACCAGAAGCATCCAGACTCCTCTATGCACCAGGACCACAAAAACCGAGGATTTAG
- the LOC137979341 gene encoding phospholipase B1, membrane-associated-like isoform X2 produces MNATSVEVGYLWESPRLQNLDTAEVVVDKEHLGSTLRLICSISPPLSADEDHWDLKDELVNWYKTGPKTETVKKPRYWSNNMKKTAISFFKVTLDVLGSYSCSYGGLTSSIDVLVANAEVVKALKKPENFMELKTYVSYMKDKSGLNGWKDKQELLLPFASDKYCSPLPQKSQHVPHSVHKLRPSDIKVIAAMGDTFNLALGARATSLNGFFTDYQDISWSIGGGSYLNYTTTLPNIIGQFNPGIRGASLKNSTRDDLIDPDLNFAFVGASASDLQEQAVDLVSRLKAMKGVNFQNDWKLLTVWIGTDNLCQVCKDEDKFSPSSFIKYVMRMLRYLQKEVPRLFVNLVPPMDVSSLHRLYEESSQSCEILGWNSCPCLKEGAPERSKISQMAEEYKRLLNELVNSGLYDTQDTFAVVIQPALEAPPRTQDGNLVKSFIGLDCLHFSAHGHAAAALALWRNMLEPVGSKTKSWGDQETLKCPSEDKPYLFTRRNSEMVLSDTNGRNDVDDGSSKGFPPGGAVALAVCLTAIVIIVVVFVWRSRISRRRPEASRLLYAPGPQKPRI; encoded by the exons ATGAATGCAACTTCAGTGGAAGTTGGCTATTTATGGGAATCACCAcgacttcaaaatcttgatacTGCAGAAGTGGTAGTGGACAAAGAGCATCTTGGGAGCACTTTGCGATTGATCTGCAGTATTTCACCACCACTTTCAGCTGACGAAGATCATTGGGATTTAAAAGATGAACTCGTTAATTGGTACAAAACAGGTCCAAAGACAGAGACAGTGAAAAAGCCTCGCTACTGGTCCAACAATATGAAAAAAACAGCAATTTCGTTCTTCAAAGTAACACTTGATGTACTTGGTAGTTATTCGTGCAGCTATGGTGGTTTAACCTCATCTATTGATGTTTTAG tggCTAATGCTGAGGTGGTAAAAGCTTTAAAGAAACCAGAAAATTTTATGGAACTCAAAACTTATGTTTCTTACATGAAGGATAAATCTGGATTAAATGGGTGGAAAGATAAGCAAGAACTATTACTG CCATTTGCATCTGACAAGTACTGCAGTCCACTACCACAGAAGTCCCAACATGTACCACATTCAG TGCACAAGCTTCGTCCCTCAGACATCAAAGTCATTGCAGCAATGGGTGATACATTTAAC CTTGCTCTTGGGGCAAGAGCCACCTCGCTGAATGGATTCTTTACTGATTATCAAGACATCTCTTGGAG CATTGGAGGTGGATCATACTTAAATTACACCACAACATTGCCAA aCATTATCGGCCAGTTTAATCCTGGAATAAGAGGTgcgtctttgaaaaattcaacaaGAGACGACTTGATTGATCCAGATCTTAATTTTGCCTTTGTTGGAGCCTCGGCCAG tGACCTGCAGGAACAAGCTGTAGACCTGGTTTCTAGATTAAAGGCTATGAAG GGCGTTAATTTCCAGAATGACTGGAAACTACTCACTGTTTGGATTGGAACAGACAATCTCTGTCAAGTTTGCAAAGATGAG GATAAATTTAGCCCCAGCTCCTTCATAAAATATGTCATGCGAATGCTGAGATACCTTCAAAAGGAG GTTCCTCGGCTATTTGTAAATTTGGTTCCACCCATGGATGTGTCATCCTTGCATAGGTTGTATGAAGAAAGCTCTCAGTCCTGTGAAATTTTGGGATG GAATTCATGTCCATGCCTCAAAGAGGGTGCACCAGAAAGGTCAAAAATTTCTCAGATGGCTGAAGAATACAAG CGCCTATTGAATGAGCTTGTAAACAGTGGACTATACGACACTCAGGATACGTTTGCTGTTGTCATTCAGCCTGCTCTTGAAGCACCTCCAAGAACCCAG GATGGAAATTTGGTGAAGTCATTTATTGGTTTGGATTGCCTTCATTTCTCGGCTCATGGCCATGCTGCAGCAGCCTTAGCTTTATGGAGAAATATG TTGGAGCCAGTTGGCTCAAAGACCAAATCATGGGGAGATCAGGAGACCCTGAAATGCCCCTCTGAG GATAAGCCATACTTGTTCACCAGAAGAAACAGTGAGATGGTCTTAAGTGACACCAATGGCAgaaatgatgttgatgatgggTCATCAAAGGGCTTCCCACCTGGTGGTGCGGTGGCATTGGCTGTTTGTTTAACAGCTATAGTGATCATAGTGGTGGTGTTTGTGTGGAGAAGCAGGATTTCACGACGGAGACCAGAAGCATCCAGACTCCTCTATGCACCAGGACCACAAAAACCGAGGATTTAG